Within the Terriglobales bacterium genome, the region GACGCGGATGGTGTCGCCGATGCCCTCCTGCAACAGCACGCTGAGCGCGGCGGTGGAGCCGACGACGCCCTTGGCACCCATGCCCGCCTCGGTCAGGCCGAGGTGCAGGGCGTAGCCGCAGCGCGAGGCCAGGGCGCGATACACGTCGATCAAGTCCTGCACGCCGCTGACCTTGGCGCTGAGGATGATCTGGTCGGTGCGCAGCCCGTACTTTTCCGCCAGCTTGGCGGAATTGAGGGCGCTGAGCACCATGGCCTCCATGGTGACCTCGCGCGCCTCTTTGGGCTCGGGCAGACGCGAGTTGTCGTCCATCAACTTGGTGAGCAACTGCTGGTCGAGCGAACCCCAGTTTACCCCGATGCGCACCGGCTTCTGGTTCTCGACTGCGACCTCGACCATGATGCGGAAATTGTCGTCGTCCTTCTTGCCGATGCTGACGTTGCCGGGGTTGATGCGGTACTTGGCCAGGGCCCGCGCGCAGGCCGGGTACTTCTTCAGCAGGATGTGCCCGTTGTAGTGGAAGTCGCCGATGATGGGCACGCGCACACCCTGCTTCTCCAGCTTCTCGACGATGGTGGGGACGGCGGCGGCGGCCGCGTCGTTGTTGACAGTCACGCGCACCAGCTCGGAGCCGGCACGGGCCAGGTCGGCGACCTGGCGGACGGTGCCGGGAACGTCGGCAGTGTCGGTGTTGGTCATGGACTGCACCACGACCGGGGCCTCGCTGCCGACACGCACCCCGCCGATCACGACGGTATAGCTTTTCCTGCGCTTGATCTCAGCCATCAAGCTTCTAGTCTATCAGGCGGGTGTGACGGTGGTCACACCGGGCTAGACTCGCTAGTATGTGGGCCAGCACCTCGGGGGAGCAGATGCAACCGAAGGAACGGGTGGGATTCGAGCTCCAGCCGACTCTAAGAGGAAAGCTGGTCGAGCTTCGCCCGCTCAAGCCGCAGGACTTCGATGCGGTGTTCCAGTCGGCCAGTGACCCGCTCATCTGGGAACAGCATCCGGAGAGCGACCGATACAAGAGAGAGGTCTTCCAGAGATTCTTCGACGCGGCCATCGAATCGAAGGGCGCGTTTGTGGTGGTCGAGCGGAAGTCGGGGAGGATCATCGGCAGCACGCGCTACTGCAACCTCGATCTCGAGCGATCAGAAATAGAGATCGGCTGGA harbors:
- the ispG gene encoding flavodoxin-dependent (E)-4-hydroxy-3-methylbut-2-enyl-diphosphate synthase; the protein is MAEIKRRKSYTVVIGGVRVGSEAPVVVQSMTNTDTADVPGTVRQVADLARAGSELVRVTVNNDAAAAAVPTIVEKLEKQGVRVPIIGDFHYNGHILLKKYPACARALAKYRINPGNVSIGKKDDDNFRIMVEVAVENQKPVRIGVNWGSLDQQLLTKLMDDNSRLPEPKEAREVTMEAMVLSALNSAKLAEKYGLRTDQIILSAKVSGVQDLIDVYRALASRCGYALHLGLTEAGMGAKGVVGSTAALSVLLQEGIGDTIRVSLTPAPNGDRTEEVIVAQQILQSLGIRSFTPQVTACPGCGRTTSTFFQEMAEQIQSYLREQMPVWKERYAGIEEMKVAVMGCVVNGPGESKHANIGISLPGTFEEPKAPVFVDGRLMTTLKGDHIVAEFIEILNNYVASRYSARAETAAMEK
- a CDS encoding GNAT family N-acetyltransferase, whose translation is MWASTSGEQMQPKERVGFELQPTLRGKLVELRPLKPQDFDAVFQSASDPLIWEQHPESDRYKREVFQRFFDAAIESKGAFVVVERKSGRIIGSTRYCNLDLERSEIEIGWTFLERAFWGGAYNGEMKSLMLEHAFRFVDRVVFVVGEKNLRSQTALQKIGARFLRTADRPGPDGKPSLIFAITR